A window of Candidatus Fermentibacter sp. genomic DNA:
CCGAGCGCGCCGCGGCCCGGCTGAAGGACGAGTACACGGCCCTGGAGCACCTGTTCATGGGTCTTCTCGATTCCGGAGACGAGCAGTTCTCTTCCATCATGAGGTCGCAAGGCATCACGACGGACGACTTCCTGAGGGCCCTCGCGGAGGTCAGGGGCTCGAGCAGGGCCGGCACCGAGAACGCCGAGGACCATTACGAGGCCCTGGAGAAGTACACGAGGGACCTGACGCGCCTGGCCGGGCAACAGAAGCTCGATCCGGTCATAGGCCGCGACGAGGAGATCAGGCGGGTGATGCAGGTGCTCGGCAGGAGGCGCAAGAACAACCCCGTCCTCCTGGGCGAGCCTGGCGTCGGCAAGACCGCCGTCGTAGAGGGCCTGGCAAGCCGGATAGCATCCGGCGACACCCCGGAGAACCTCAGGGACAGGCGGGTGCTGGCCCTGGACATGGGCGCCCTCGTGGCCGGCACAAAGTACCGGGGCGAGTTCGAGGAGAGGCTCAAGTCCGTGCTCGCAGAGATCACCTCCTCCGACGGCAGGATCATCCTGTTCATCGACGAGCTGCACACCCTGGTGGGCGCGGGTGCGGCCGAGGGGGCCGTGGACGCCGCCAACATGCTCAAGCCGGCGCTGGCCAGGGGCGAGCTTCACTGCATCGGCGCCACGACGCTGGACGAGTACAGGAAGCACATCGAGAAGGACGCCGCACTCGAGCGAAGGTTCCAGCCCGTCATGGTCGAGCCCCCCTCGGTACCCGACACGGTGAGCATCCTCAGGGGACTGCGGGAGAGATACGAGGTGCACCACGGCATCAGGATCCAGGATGCGGCACTCATAGCCGCGGCAACCCTGTCGGACCGCTACATCACGGGCCGGTTCCTGCCGGACAAGGCCATCGACCTCGTCGACGAGGCCGCGAGCAGGCTGAGGATCGAGATAGACAGCATGCCGGTGGAGGTGGACGAGACCCGCAGGCGCATGACCCAGCTCGAGATCGAGAAGGCAGGCCTGGAGAGGGAGCGCGACGACGCTTCCAGGGCCAGGCTCTCGGGGATAGGCAGCGAGCTCGCCTCGCTCGGCGAGAGGCTGACCGCCCTGGAATCCCGCTGGAGGAGCGAGAAGGACCTGATCGAACAGCTCAGGGACTCCGCGCGGGAGACCGAGGAGCTGAGGACGGCGGAGGCCCTCGCCCAGCGCGAGGGCGACCTCGGCAGGGTGGCGGAGATACGGTACGGGAAGCTGAGGGAGATCGAGGAGAGGACTTCCGCGCTCAGGGCGCGCCTGGCGGCCGTACAGCAGTCGGGCGCGATGCTGACCGAGGAGATCACGCCCGAGCGGATAGCCGAAGTGGTCGCGAGCTGGACGGGGATCCCCGTGTCACGGATGCTCGAGAGCGAGAAGGACAGGCTCCTGCGCATGGAGGAGGCCCTCGGCGAGAGGGTGGTGGGGCAGGACGAGGCCGTGTCCGCGGTGTCGGAGGCCGTGCGCAGGGCCAGGGCCGGGGTGCAGGACCCCGACAGGCCGCTGGGCAGCTTCGTCTTCATGGGCCCGACCGGGGTCGGCAAGACCGAGCTCGCGCGGGCTCTCTCGATGTTCCTGTTCGACTCCGAGGCGGCGATGATCCGGCTGGACATGAGCGAGTTCATGGAGAAGCACTCAGTCTCCAGGATGATCGGGGCGCCTCCGGGATACGTCGGATACGAGGAGGGAGGGTACCTGACGGAGGCCGTCAGGCGCAGGCCCTACTCGGTGGTGCTGCTGGACGAGATCGAGAAGGCTCATCCCGATGTCTTCAACGTTCTGCTGCAGATCCTCGACGACGGGAGGCTCACCGACGGGCAGGGCAGGACCGTCGATTTCAGGAACTGCCTCCTGGTGATGACGAGCAACCTCGGGAGCGACTGGATCGCCGCCTCGGCCGGCACGATGCCCCCGTCGGAGATGGCCAGGCGGGCCAGGCAGAACCTCGAGGCGCACTTCAGACCCGAGTTCCTGAACAGGATAGACGAGGTGATAGTCTTCAGGCCCCTTTCCGAGGAGGACCTGGGCAGGATCGTAGGGATCCAGCTCGGGAGGCTCAACAGGCTTCTCCAGGGCGCGGGCGTGGAGGTCCATGCGGACGTCCAGGCCCTTCACCTGCTGGCGGAGAGGGGATTCGATCCCGTGTACGGGGCCAGGCCCCTGAAGCGCGTGATCCAGAGGTCCGTCCAGAACGTGCTGGCGAGGATGCTCCTGGAGGGTACCGTGCACGCGGGGCAGGTGGTGGACATCACCGAAGAGGACGGCGACCTCGCCTTCCATCCCCGCGACGCGGAAGGGGAGTGAACGGCGGGAGCGGCGCGGCGCAGTG
This region includes:
- the clpB gene encoding ATP-dependent chaperone ClpB; translated protein: MKLDKYTIKAREAVQDAAGLASGNSEVTCLHLASALLADPDGTVGAVLTRMGADPRAVRTAVDEALSRLPRIGGGSGPALSRPLDGALKSAERAAARLKDEYTALEHLFMGLLDSGDEQFSSIMRSQGITTDDFLRALAEVRGSSRAGTENAEDHYEALEKYTRDLTRLAGQQKLDPVIGRDEEIRRVMQVLGRRRKNNPVLLGEPGVGKTAVVEGLASRIASGDTPENLRDRRVLALDMGALVAGTKYRGEFEERLKSVLAEITSSDGRIILFIDELHTLVGAGAAEGAVDAANMLKPALARGELHCIGATTLDEYRKHIEKDAALERRFQPVMVEPPSVPDTVSILRGLRERYEVHHGIRIQDAALIAAATLSDRYITGRFLPDKAIDLVDEAASRLRIEIDSMPVEVDETRRRMTQLEIEKAGLERERDDASRARLSGIGSELASLGERLTALESRWRSEKDLIEQLRDSARETEELRTAEALAQREGDLGRVAEIRYGKLREIEERTSALRARLAAVQQSGAMLTEEITPERIAEVVASWTGIPVSRMLESEKDRLLRMEEALGERVVGQDEAVSAVSEAVRRARAGVQDPDRPLGSFVFMGPTGVGKTELARALSMFLFDSEAAMIRLDMSEFMEKHSVSRMIGAPPGYVGYEEGGYLTEAVRRRPYSVVLLDEIEKAHPDVFNVLLQILDDGRLTDGQGRTVDFRNCLLVMTSNLGSDWIAASAGTMPPSEMARRARQNLEAHFRPEFLNRIDEVIVFRPLSEEDLGRIVGIQLGRLNRLLQGAGVEVHADVQALHLLAERGFDPVYGARPLKRVIQRSVQNVLARMLLEGTVHAGQVVDITEEDGDLAFHPRDAEGE